In uncultured Desulfovibrio sp., a single window of DNA contains:
- a CDS encoding lysozyme inhibitor LprI family protein, protein MRVIFHILIAVILLSGNASAASKSMCPDKVLGTEAVEGVYLGTACEDFCYSTIRLRNGEDLTFLCGEDNAAKFFGQKGAHVKAALELQQFWNELGNECSRQYVCKDGGPLTAQPQTFSLDECIDKAVGVTDSVLQCIRQATTLWDKQLNANYKTALSSLESEQDKAALKAAQQAWLVWRDKMAIALRALDGGGSLSALSANSFILEETQRQAERLKAQQ, encoded by the coding sequence ATGAGGGTTATCTTCCACATATTAATTGCAGTAATTCTGCTCTCAGGCAATGCCTCCGCGGCAAGTAAATCCATGTGCCCCGATAAGGTTTTGGGGACAGAAGCGGTTGAGGGGGTGTATTTAGGAACAGCGTGCGAGGATTTTTGTTACTCGACCATACGACTTCGTAATGGCGAGGACTTAACCTTCCTCTGTGGGGAGGACAATGCCGCCAAGTTTTTCGGGCAGAAAGGGGCACATGTCAAAGCAGCTCTTGAATTGCAGCAATTCTGGAATGAGTTAGGCAATGAATGCTCTCGGCAATATGTATGTAAGGATGGGGGCCCTCTCACCGCCCAACCTCAGACCTTTTCTCTTGATGAATGCATTGATAAAGCCGTTGGTGTGACGGATTCCGTGCTGCAGTGCATCCGACAGGCAACTACTCTGTGGGACAAGCAACTGAACGCCAACTATAAAACCGCACTGTCTTCTCTGGAATCTGAGCAGGACAAGGCCGCGCTCAAAGCTGCCCAACAGGCATGGCTGGTCTGGCGTGACAAGATGGCCATCGCACTCAGAGCACTTGACGGAGGGGGGAGCCTGAGTGCTCTGTCCGCAAATTCTTTCATCCTGGAAGAAACTCAACGACAAGCTGAAAGACTTAAAGCGCAGCAGTAA